The genomic DNA AAGAAAATAAAATAATAAAATGTGCCAAAATAACATTAAAATTAGAGAATAATAAATAGAGGAATGTGATAAATATGTTAATACACGATTTTGGAATTGTAGGAGAAGAAAAGGAAATTCATTTAAATGATGATTTAATATTGTATATATTTGACACTTTAAAATGGGTAAATACTTTTTCTAATTTAAAAAATAATAATGAAAAAATGGGACTAAATTATCATGGAATAACATATTTTAAAGATGAGGGTATAAAAAAACTTAAAAATATTCTTCTTCATTGGAAAAATATATTTAGTCTAGCAGGAGATACGATAGAATTAGAGGGAATATTTTATAATGATAAAAAGAAGAGAAATTATAAAAATAAATATGGTAAAAAATATATAATAGGAAACTTAGAAAAATTAATTACTCTATGTGATAGGGCAGAAAGAGAAAATAAAATAATAGAACACTATGGAATTTAATAAAAAAGATATTAAAATCACAATAAAAGCTATATAATCTCTTTTTTGAAATTCTAACTTATAGAAGTTAGTTCTTTCTAAGCCACAATGATAAGCCCTTGCTTCCATAGCCAAAGTTAGATTTTCAACCTTTTGGATAACAGAAATTAAAAGAGGGAGAAGAATTAGGCTATATTGATATAGCTTTTTGAAAGGGTTTCTACCCTCAAAATTTTCTCCTCTTGCTTGTTGTGCCATTTTTATTGTGTTAGCTTCCTGTAAAATTGTAGGGATAAATCTTAAAGTAATACTAATCATAATTGAAAAATCTTGTATGGGTAAACCTATTTTCTTTAAAGGACTTAATAATGTTTCTAAGCCTAAGGCAATATCTAGGGGCTTTGTTGTCAATGTCAACAATGAACTGAATATCAAAAGAAACACTATTCTAAAAATCATTTTCATAGCTGAAAAAACTCCACTATCATAGATAGAAAATTTACCAAGTTGCAATAATAATTTTCTATCTTGATTGGATAAAATATGAAAAATAGATGAGAATATTAAAATATACAAAAGGTATTTTAAACTTTTTAAAAATTCTTTTAAAGGAATTTTAGAAAGAAATATAAGTATAAGGGCTAAAATCCCAGTGATAACATAGCCTATAAGGGTGTTTACAAATAAAAAAGAGAGTATAAGAGAAAAACTCCCAATAATCTTAGTTCTTGGGTCAAGTTGATGTAATATACTTTCTTTTTTTATATACTCTCCTAATACTATATTCACAATTTTATCCTCATTTATATTTAAAATAGATTGTTACAAATTAAAGAATGTAGTAAAAAATAGCTCATTACTAGCTAAATTTCTTAACGTTTAAAAATTGACATTCGCATCATAAGAAACACTAAGCAATAAATTACTAAATGTTTCTAAGAAATTCAACCAACTCGCTAACAAGTTAGCTCAAACATGTTGAGATTTGCTCGGCTCATTTGCTTCAATTTTTAAACTAAAATTTAGAATGTAATTTCACTTATTTTTTACTTACATTTCAAATATATCAATTTGTAACAGTTCTCTTTATCCTATTTTCAATAACCTTTAAAATATTTTCTTCTTTCATAATCCCTTGAATTTTTATAGGTTCTTTTAAATTTTTATTTAACTTATTTAAAAAACTTATACATTCAGGAAGTTCTAAACCTAGACTTTCTAACTTATCACTATATTCTTCAAACAAAGTAGAGGGGCTAGTATGGTATAAAAGTTTTCCCTTATCCATAACAATAACTTCCTCTGCATACTCTAAAATATCATTCATATCATGAGTGATAAATAGAAAAGACCTATTTTCTTCCTTTTGCCAAGCTAAAAGAATTTTAAAAAGTTGTTTTTTTCCCTCTGGGTCTAGTCCAACAGTAGCTTCATCTAAAAGTAATAGTTGAGGTTGCATAATTAAAACTCCTGCCAAAGCAACTCTCCTTTTTTCTCCACCACTTAAATTTAAAGTGGAACGATGAAGATAATCTTTATTCAAGCCTACAAGTTCCATTACTTTTTCAACTCTTTTTAAAATTTCTTTTTCATTTAACTTTAATTTTTTTAAACCATAGGAAATATCTTTAAAAATCGTAGTTTCAAAAATTTGATGTTCTGGATATTGAAAGATATAACCTATATCTTCAATCTTTCCATCAATATTGATTTCTCCTGTTTGAGTTTTTAAAAGTCCTTTAATTAACTTTAAAAGTGTAGACTTACCTGAACCTGTATGTCCAACAATACCTATTCTCTTATGAGAATTTATTT from Fusobacterium simiae includes the following:
- a CDS encoding coproporphyrinogen III oxidase, yielding MLIHDFGIVGEEKEIHLNDDLILYIFDTLKWVNTFSNLKNNNEKMGLNYHGITYFKDEGIKKLKNILLHWKNIFSLAGDTIELEGIFYNDKKKRNYKNKYGKKYIIGNLEKLITLCDRAERENKIIEHYGI
- a CDS encoding energy-coupling factor transporter transmembrane component T family protein, with amino-acid sequence MNIVLGEYIKKESILHQLDPRTKIIGSFSLILSFLFVNTLIGYVITGILALILIFLSKIPLKEFLKSLKYLLYILIFSSIFHILSNQDRKLLLQLGKFSIYDSGVFSAMKMIFRIVFLLIFSSLLTLTTKPLDIALGLETLLSPLKKIGLPIQDFSIMISITLRFIPTILQEANTIKMAQQARGENFEGRNPFKKLYQYSLILLPLLISVIQKVENLTLAMEARAYHCGLERTNFYKLEFQKRDYIAFIVILISFLLNSIVFYYFIFSFCPIT
- a CDS encoding energy-coupling factor ABC transporter ATP-binding protein, coding for MKISLKNVGYEYPTFENNKNGIQNISLEINSHKRIGIVGHTGSGKSTLLKLIKGLLKTQTGEINIDGKIEDIGYIFQYPEHQIFETTIFKDISYGLKKLKLNEKEILKRVEKVMELVGLNKDYLHRSTLNLSGGEKRRVALAGVLIMQPQLLLLDEATVGLDPEGKKQLFKILLAWQKEENRSFLFITHDMNDILEYAEEVIVMDKGKLLYHTSPSTLFEEYSDKLESLGLELPECISFLNKLNKNLKEPIKIQGIMKEENILKVIENRIKRTVTN